In the Dolichospermum flos-aquae CCAP 1403/13F genome, CTATTCTCTCTTTTTCTCGGACAACGATTGCTTGATGTTGCTCAACTTGAAGTTTTTGTGCTTTTTCGGTATTTCTTTTGTTCAAAAAAGTATTGCCTATTGCTGCTGTTGCAGTGATTAATGAACCGATACCAAAAGCAATTAATGGAAATGGCATAATTTTAAATTATTAATGATTATTGTTGACAGTTGATTTACTAATAAGGGCGAATAAATCTTCGTCCCTGCTATACTCTCCACACCCGCCAGCCAGGGAATAAATTCCCTGTCTCATAGCTCAAGTCCGTTAAAACGGACTAATAAATTTTCCTAATGTTTAGTCATCTTTAGATGACTTTTGCTATTAGACTGGGAATTCATTCCCAGGCGGGTGAGCTTTTGCTTTAACCCTACCCGCAAAATCAAATAATTAAGCCGTGTTGCGTGTAATTATTGATTAAGATTTTCAGCCGCTTTTTGATGATAATAATCAGCCTCTTTTTGCAAGTAATCCGCCTGACTAAAAGACCCCTCACTTGCCCAACCTGCGGCTCTTTCCTCGTAATGCTTTGCCCAGCCTTCATTCCTAGAGGCTTCCGCATAATCGGGTGTCGCCTCACGAGGCATCACTTCAGCATGAAAATTGCTTGTGGATAAATGACTCTCAAAACTAGGCGTTTCAATATAGCTAGAATTGTGCAAGTGATCAAAATTAGACTGGAAATCACCACTAGAAAAGGAAACACAATCAGAATGTAAAATAGTGTTTGGATGCAAATCGTTTAAAAAACGGGGAGAATGTTGGTCAAGTCCCGGAGAGATTGATTCTACATGACTGGAATAACTTGAATTTAAATCGTGATTAAGATCACTGAAGTTTTGCGCCGCATGATCAGTAACCGCATCTGGGAAATGATGAGTACCGACGATTTCCCCATGATTTAATGCGTCCATCTTATTGACCCTTTAGTTACTAAATTACAGTATAATCTGCCAAATTTAAAAAATCTGGTAAACCCTAAATACTGGTAATTATACACAAAAACAACGCTTTAGTCCAGCCTATAGCGATCGCCATTCTTGTCGGTTAGCTTAATAATTCGTTGTCTTCCTTAACATAATCTATAGGAATAATGGTGATCTTTATATTACACTGCAATAATTGGCGATCGCACTAATAACTTTGAGCCTGAAAATTATTGGGAATATCCAACTCGAAAACTTGATCATGAATACGAGCCACATAAAGCCCTTCTTGCAGAATTTTCTCGCGTAATTCGTTAGACAAATCAACAGAGGCTAATATGCCATAAAGTCGTTTGTTTTTGTGTTCAGGAAAAAAGTTACGAAACCGTTGTAAAATACTTTTGAATTGAGTAATAGAATCTTCCCTTGCATGACTTTTAGCCTCAACAATATAGGCAGTATTTAACTCACCATTAGCATAGGCAAGAACATCAATTTCCATGTGTTGTCCTCCCTTACTAACTCGCACACTGGGACTGATAACTTCCATCCCAAATTGTTGTCCCAAAATAGTTTCCATTGAAGGCAGGGCAAGACCTTCTGTAAAACTGCCAAATTTTGCACCAAGTCCCCCAATTTGTTTACCTAATTCTTTGAGTTGGCGGTCAGTTTCTTTTTGAGCAGTAGCTAATTCTGCCAACAGTTGCCATACGTCTTCTGATGTGGTTGCCATAGATGATTTTTCTCCGTAATAATGTTTATATTACCCTGGACTGGCGATCGCACTAATAACTTTGAGCCTGAAAATTATTGGGAATATCCAACTCAAAAACTTGATCATGAATACGAGCCACATAAAGCCCTTCTTGCAGAATTTTCTCGCGTAATTCGTTAGACAAATCAACAGAGGCTAATATGCCATAAAGTCGTTTGTTTTTGTGTTCAGGAAAAAAGTTACGAAACCGTTGTAAAATACTTTTTAATTGAGTAATAGAATCTTCCCTTGCATGACTTTTAACCTCAACAATATAGGCAGTATTTAACTCACCATTAGCATAAGCAAGAACATCAATTTCCATGTGTTGTCCTCCCTTACTAACTCGCACACTGGGACTGATAACTTCCATCCCAAATTGTTGTCCCAAAATAGTTTCCATTGAAGGCAGGGCAAGACCTTCGGTAAAACTGCCAAATTTTGCACCGAGTCCCCCAATTTGTTTACCTAATTCTTTGAGTTGGCGGTCAGTTGCCTTCTGTTGTTCGGCATTCTCCTTCTGTTGCTGACTAACTTCTTTCAATAGTATGTCAGTTTCTTTTTGAGCAGTAGCTAATTCTGCTAACAGTTGCCATACATCTTCTGATGTTGCCATAAACACTTTTTCTCCGTAATAATGTTTATTATAATCTGCCAAATTTAAAAAATCTGGTAAATCCTAAATACTGGTCATTATACACAAAAATAACGCTTCAGTCCACTCCACCACAGCGCCATAAGTATCTCCTGTATGTCCACCTAACTTATAATTAAACCAAGCTGCGGTAACAACAGAGATCACACTTCCAGCTAAAACCATCCCCACAGATAAAACTAACTTTTGGGGATAAATTAACCAAACAACAGCACTCAAACCCAGCAATAAAAAGAAGCTTGGTAATAAATCTAAATAAGAACGTATCGCTTGTTTATGAACCGCACCTTTACCAGTCGGTTTCAGATAAGGGTATTGACAAATAGCCATTTGTTGTCCCCAACGTCCCCACCCACAAGCAGCCATTAATACAAAATAATGGTTTTCAGCTATCTCTGTTAAAGCTGTTGTTTTCAAAATAATAATCACAATAGCAGACATTGCCCCAAACGCACCAGTAGCACTATCCATCATTACCTCTAACCTGCGTTTCGGATCACCTACTGCTAAACCATCAGCCGTATCCATCGCACCATCTAAATGTAACCCTCCCGTAATTGCTATCCACGCACCTACTACCAAAGCATTACGAGTTAGCACGGGGACACCCAAATAATTCATTCCCGTATCTAATCCACCTAAAATCCCCCCAATCATCAACCCAATCACCGGTGCAAAACAAGCAACCTTCTGGAAGTCCAAATTTTGCAGATAGGGTAAGGGAATAGCTGTATAGAAAATCACAGCCGCAACTAAATTTAGCAATTGCTGTTGCCACCAGCGCAAAACATTAGCCATACTTTAGAAAGAGTTCAATTAGCTAAATACTTCCAGTATTCATGAATATAAATGTTCTCATCATAAATCACTCCCAGGCTGACAATCTACCTCAAAAGATGAGACGATCGCCTCCTAAACTTGATATTTTGGAACTATGGGAAATTAACAATCCATCTCATTGATTGTCTGGCTGCGTTGTCACTCACCTTCCATAACCCGCTATTTCTCTGTCAGTAACCCAGCCCTAAAGGGACTGGGCTTGCAAGAGTAATCAAGCAAGCCGTACTGACCAGACCACCCTGAGCGAAGTCGAAGGGTAGCCGTTATTTGAGTCACGACACCCCGGAATGCGAAGCTAGTTCCCTGCTCTGTCGCTTGTGATTAAACAGTTCTAAGGTCACTGGAACAGTGTTGCAAGCCTAACAAGCTCTTATAACAGGTCGTTCGCGCAGCGTGCCGTAGGCATCTAGCTAACATTACCCCAGAAATGGGAGTTGGTTTCCAGGTTCCAATCAAAAATCTGGCTTCAATTTTAATATCCACAGCGGTTAAAACCGCTCGTGTCGTTTCCCTCTCAGGTCTAAAGACGCGCTTGTTTCCCACTTACCGGGTATTCTTATGAGTCATCATCTACCCCACACCAAAATACCAGCCCCGTGCATAGTCAACATGGGCATAGTTGTTAATAAACTCGATATCCGCCAATTGCTGCGTGATTTAGGTAGAGTCCACTACATTTACACCCAAGAAAACAAGCTACTAAGTGAGGGTGACGGAGATGTAATGGAAGTATTCGCTAATTCCCATCGGTCTACCCTAGTCACTAACCATGCACTATATGTGAATGTGGATAGTTTTGATTATCTGGAATTAAAACAATCTCCACAGCAAGAAACCTACTTTGACTTGATTCAAGAGCAAATGTGTTTACGCTTGATTCCTCTTTCCACACCTTTGCAAGCCCGACGCGATCGCCAATTTAACGTTACGGTTATAGAAGCGATGATGGATCAAGTCTTAGCAGCTAGATGGGATGCGGAAATTGATGACGACTGCTGTGATTCTTTTTAAAGGAGTCAGCACTATGGCTAACGCCACGCTACGCTATCGACTTCGCTCAGTGACCGTCAGGAGAAAGAATGAGGTAGAAGTAGGACTTACGCATAATTCATGGAATAACGAACCACAGAGGCACAGAGAAATGAGGGTTTGAGGGATATTTTGCGTAATTCCTGAGAAGAAAGGCGGTATCACAAAACCTTAACTAAAGAAATCATATCCTCTTTGGGGTCATAGTGGATTGCGGGGTATGACCCTCACAAGACAAAAACCCCCACGAACGCCCTAAGTAACACCAAAAATGTTAAGTTGATGGATAAATTTAGCTAATTAGTATTTTTGCCTTGAGCGCCAATTTTTCCTTTGAAAGTCTCGCTACCTGTAGCCAGACCAAAGCTAGAGCCGGAATATTTTCTACTCCCCACGGAATTGTAGAAACACCCAGGTTTATGCCTGTGGGAACATTAGCTAATGTCAAAACTATCACCCCTGCCCAACTGGGAGCAACAGGAGCGCAGATGGTTTTAGCTAATACCTATCATTTACATCTCCAACCGGGAGAAGCCATTGTTGCTGGTGGTGGTGGACTACATAAATTCATGGGTTGGTCTGGACCAATGCTTACAGATTCCGGTGGATTTCAGGTTTTCAGTCTGAGCGAAATGCGGAAAATTACTGAAGAAGGTGTAACTTTCCGTTCTCCTCATGATGGGCAAATCATTAAATTAACGCCAGAACGCTCTATTGAAATTCAGAATATTTTAGGGGCGGATGTGATCATGGCTTTTGATGAATGTCCTCCCTATCCTGCCACTCGTCAGGAAGTTGAAGCCGCCACTGACCGAACCTATCGCTGGTTAAAACGCTCTATATCCGCCCATCAACGCCAGGATCAGGCATTGTTTCCCATTGTCCAGGGGGGAGTATATTTAGACTTACGCGCCCGTGCTGCTCAAGAATTGGCGCAGTTGGATATGCCGGGATATGCCATTGGTGGGGTCAGCGTGGGTGAACCAACGGATTTAATGGCGCAAATTGTCCAAACTACAGCGCCGTTGTTACCGATGAATAAACCCCGTTATTTGATGGGTGTGGGAACTTATCGAGAAATGGCTATTGCGATCGCTTCTGGGGTAGATTTATTTGATTGCGTCATTCCCACACGCTGGGCTAGACATGGAACGGCTATTGTCTCCGGTGAACGCTGGAATATCAAAAATGCTAAGTTTCGTGAAGATTTTACACCATTGGATACAACTTGCCCTTGTTACACCTGTGAAAATTTCAGTCGGGCTTATTTATCTCATTTAGTGCGATCGCAGGAAATATTAGCATATACTTTGTTGACTATTCATAACATCACCGAATTAATTCGCTTTACTCAAAAGATTCGCGCATCAATTTTGAGCGATCGCTTTGTTACCGATTTTGGTCATTGGTTAGAACCATCAGCAATTGATTTAGAAAAAACTGAGGACTGATCATTGAGCTAATCATGATAAAATGTATATCGCATATAAAAGATATTTGATTATTAGGTGGATTTAAACAAACATGGAAGCAGCACTATTACTCGCAAAATTGCCTGAAGCTTACCAAATCTTCGACCCCTTGGTAGATGTTTTACCTGTTATTCCCGTCTTCTTCTTGTTACTTGCATTTGTTTGGCAAGCAGCAGTGGGTTTTAGATAAATTACCCATTGCCAATTTTTTGGACAGGTAACATCCACCTGTCCTATTTTTTGGTAAAATTAATAGTTCTTAATATTTTGCAATAAATCCATATAATTAATCCAGTCACATACTAAATTACCAGGAAGCTACGATGGGAAATATCAAATTTGTTCAAGAAAATCAAGAAATAGTCGCCGCAGATGGTGCTAATCTCCGACTTAAAGCTGTAGAAAATGGCATTGATATATATAAATTTTTCGGCAAAATGACCAATTGTGGTGGTGCTGGACAATGTACTACTTGCGTTGTCCAAATCACTGAAGGATTAGAAAACCTGTCTCCGCGTACAGATTTAGAAACCAAAAAATTCAAAAACAAGCCTGATAACTACCGTCTCGCTTGTCAAACCTTAGTTAATGGACCCGTGACTGTTATCACCAAACCTTAAAGGCTGATAAAAAAATTTGGCTTCATTCTGTCATCTATGATGCTATTCTAGAATAGTTGACTCGAAATTACACAAAAGGCTATCTTGCTATGCAAGTTAATGATTTGGGTTTCGTAGCGAGCATTTTGTTCGTATTAGTACCCGCCGTGTTTTTAATCATGCTTTACATCCAAACCTCCAAGACTGAAGGTTAATTAACAGCCTTGCGAACAGCTATTAGCTTTTGTGAGCATTTTAAAATCGGTGGAAAAGATAGTTAATACTTGGGCTATAAAATAAAAACCCCCCTAAACTCATATAGTGTAGGGGTTTTTATTTAGTCATCGCTAATATGAAGACATTATCCAATAGTGCGTGCCAAGAGAACTGGACAGGTAGCATTAACACGAACATAGTCAGATAAAGACGAGCCAATGAGCCGATCTATATCAACAAAACTCTTAGCAATAGATGGGCGACGGTCCGGGGAACCAATCAATAATAAGTCTATATTCAACTCATTAGTTAAACGACAAATTTCTTCCCCAGGTTTACCACTGCTAGTAATACAACGCACTGCTACAGATTGCTTTTCTGCCTCTGCCACAGCCATTCCTAACACAGAATTTCTCTCTGGTTTAAGATCAGTAATACCTGATAATTTACCACCTAAATCTGCATTAACATTAGCTAAAACCAATTGTCCACCCGCAACACCCCTAAGTAAGAACAAAGCCAAATTTAAGCAGTTTTTAGCAGATTCAGAATTATCCATTGCCACCATAATGCGCTTAATGTTTTTGACATAAATGTCATCTTTCACTAGCAACATGGGACGGGAAGACAGTTGGAAAACGTACTGACTGACGGAATTGGAGAAAATAGATTGTAGCCGCTTCATTCCCCGTGAACCCATAATAATCAAGTCAGCTTCCATTTCGTCAGCGACTTGACAAACTACATCCTTGGGATCACCTTGACGTAAAATAGAAGAAACTTGGCTGGGGTCTAAGTTTAAATACTGAATAGCCTTAGCGAGAATTTTGCCCCCTTCTTCCCATTTGTCAGTCATTACAGCCGCAGTGCTTTGTGGGGTGACAACGTGGAGAACTGTGACTCTTGCTCCTCGAAATGAAGGTAGTTCTTTCAAGTTCTTGAGCATTTCTTCCGCGTGTCCCAAACCGGAGACAGCTAACAAAATTTTTTGGATCATTTTTCCGTCTTTGTCGTGAAGGTTTTTGTGGTTTTTGCTGCTAGTATTGAGCTATGGCTGCGTCAGGCAAGCTATCAGAATGTTTTTTTCTGATGTGCTAAATAACCAAGTTAAGTATTTAGGCATAAATTAACTGATTAGCAGTAAAACTAATACCAACAAGCAGAAGAGTGATTAATATTAAGTTTATTTACGCCTAACTACGTGAAGTGACAACCAGGTTGCCTATCATTCATATCATACAACTAATTGTGTCTAATGAAATTAATAAAAGATGATGTTAGTTATGATTTGTCATCTATGTTAATTTTTTTTAATTTAAGTTAATTATTACCATGATCATTTTTCGGAAATTAAACAACAAATAGCAGAATATCAAGCTTATGCTGAAAAAATGAGCGCAAAAACACCGTTTATATTGTCAGCATTCAGCCGTCAATTTT is a window encoding:
- a CDS encoding DUF3782 domain-containing protein; this translates as MATTSEDVWQLLAELATAQKETDRQLKELGKQIGGLGAKFGSFTEGLALPSMETILGQQFGMEVISPSVRVSKGGQHMEIDVLAYANGELNTAYIVEAKSHAREDSITQFKSILQRFRNFFPEHKNKRLYGILASVDLSNELREKILQEGLYVARIHDQVFELDIPNNFQAQSY
- a CDS encoding DUF3782 domain-containing protein, which translates into the protein MATSEDVWQLLAELATAQKETDILLKEVSQQQKENAEQQKATDRQLKELGKQIGGLGAKFGSFTEGLALPSMETILGQQFGMEVISPSVRVSKGGQHMEIDVLAYANGELNTAYIVEVKSHAREDSITQLKSILQRFRNFFPEHKNKRLYGILASVDLSNELREKILQEGLYVARIHDQVFELDIPNNFQAQSY
- the cobS gene encoding adenosylcobinamide-GDP ribazoletransferase, whose product is MANVLRWWQQQLLNLVAAVIFYTAIPLPYLQNLDFQKVACFAPVIGLMIGGILGGLDTGMNYLGVPVLTRNALVVGAWIAITGGLHLDGAMDTADGLAVGDPKRRLEVMMDSATGAFGAMSAIVIIILKTTALTEIAENHYFVLMAACGWGRWGQQMAICQYPYLKPTGKGAVHKQAIRSYLDLLPSFFLLLGLSAVVWLIYPQKLVLSVGMVLAGSVISVVTAAWFNYKLGGHTGDTYGAVVEWTEALFLCIMTSI
- the tgt gene encoding tRNA guanosine(34) transglycosylase Tgt, with product MSANFSFESLATCSQTKARAGIFSTPHGIVETPRFMPVGTLANVKTITPAQLGATGAQMVLANTYHLHLQPGEAIVAGGGGLHKFMGWSGPMLTDSGGFQVFSLSEMRKITEEGVTFRSPHDGQIIKLTPERSIEIQNILGADVIMAFDECPPYPATRQEVEAATDRTYRWLKRSISAHQRQDQALFPIVQGGVYLDLRARAAQELAQLDMPGYAIGGVSVGEPTDLMAQIVQTTAPLLPMNKPRYLMGVGTYREMAIAIASGVDLFDCVIPTRWARHGTAIVSGERWNIKNAKFREDFTPLDTTCPCYTCENFSRAYLSHLVRSQEILAYTLLTIHNITELIRFTQKIRASILSDRFVTDFGHWLEPSAIDLEKTED
- a CDS encoding photosystem II reaction center protein K, which encodes MEAALLLAKLPEAYQIFDPLVDVLPVIPVFFLLLAFVWQAAVGFR
- a CDS encoding 2Fe-2S iron-sulfur cluster-binding protein, with amino-acid sequence MGNIKFVQENQEIVAADGANLRLKAVENGIDIYKFFGKMTNCGGAGQCTTCVVQITEGLENLSPRTDLETKKFKNKPDNYRLACQTLVNGPVTVITKP
- the psbM gene encoding photosystem II reaction center protein PsbM; the encoded protein is MQVNDLGFVASILFVLVPAVFLIMLYIQTSKTEG
- a CDS encoding universal stress protein, giving the protein MIQKILLAVSGLGHAEEMLKNLKELPSFRGARVTVLHVVTPQSTAAVMTDKWEEGGKILAKAIQYLNLDPSQVSSILRQGDPKDVVCQVADEMEADLIIMGSRGMKRLQSIFSNSVSQYVFQLSSRPMLLVKDDIYVKNIKRIMVAMDNSESAKNCLNLALFLLRGVAGGQLVLANVNADLGGKLSGITDLKPERNSVLGMAVAEAEKQSVAVRCITSSGKPGEEICRLTNELNIDLLLIGSPDRRPSIAKSFVDIDRLIGSSLSDYVRVNATCPVLLARTIG